From one Eucalyptus grandis isolate ANBG69807.140 chromosome 9, ASM1654582v1, whole genome shotgun sequence genomic stretch:
- the LOC104419741 gene encoding LOW QUALITY PROTEIN: sugar transporter ERD6-like 6 (The sequence of the model RefSeq protein was modified relative to this genomic sequence to represent the inferred CDS: inserted 1 base in 1 codon): protein MSAIEDIEDDRGELRKPFLHTGSWYKMQGMGSRQSSITGSAQVLRDGSVSVLLCVLIVALGPIQFGFSCGYSSPTEEDIMSDLGLSLSQFSLFGSLVNVGAMIGAITSGQIAEYIGRKGSLMIAAVPNVIGWLAISFAKDSSFLYMGRLLEGFGVGIISYTVPIYIAEIAPQNMXGTLGSVNQLSVTAGLLLAYFFGLFLSWRILAVFGSLPCLILIPGLFFIPESPRWLAKMGLMEDFEASLQVLRGYDTDISLEVNEIKRSVASTSKRTTISFAELKRKRYWFPLMVGIGLLGLQQLSGINGVLFYSATIFENAGISSSNLASVGVGVIQVLATGVTTWLLDKAGRRLLLIISSSAMTLSLLFVAVAFYIESSASEDSKLYSIMGILALVGVVAFVIAFSLGLGAIPWLIMSEILPVNIKGLGGSVAVLANWTSSWVVTMTANLLLDWSTGGTFTIYAVVSASILLFVILFVPETKGRTLEEIQSSFR from the exons ATGAGCGCCATCGAAGATATCGAGGACGACAGGGGGGAGCTGAGGAAGCCGTTCCTCCACACGGGGAGCTGGTACAAGATGCAGGGGATGGGGTCGCGGCAGTCCAGCATCACCGGATCGGCGCAGGTCCTCCGCGACGGCTCCGTCTCCGTCCTCCTCTGCGTCCTGATCGTCGCCCTCGGCCCCATCCAGTTCGGATTCAGC TGCGGATACTCGTCTCCTACGGAGGAGGACATAATGAGCGACCTGGGCCTCTCGCTCTCGCAG TTTTCGCTGTTTGGCTCGTTGGTGAATGTGGGAGCTATGATCGGGGCGATCACGAGCGGCCAAATTGCGGAGTACATCGGTCGGAAAGGG TCTCTGATGATCGCTGCAGTCCCTAATGTTATAGGGTGGCTGGCTATATCATTTGCCAAG GATTCCTCATTCTTATACATGGGGAGGTTGTTGGAGGGATTTGGTGTGGGTATAATTTCTTATACG GTGCCGATATATATAGCTGAGATAGCACCCCAGAACA AGGGAACCCTGGGTTCTGTGAATCAG CTCTCAGTTACAGCAGGCCTTTTGTTAGCTTACTTTTTCGGACTATTTCTCAGCTGGAGGATCCTTGCTGTCTTTG GGTCTCTTCCGTGTTTAATATTGATTCCTGGCTTATTTTTCATCCCAGAGTCTCCTCGATGGTTG GCCAAAATGGGTTTGATGGAGGACTTTGAAGCCTCTTTGCAGGTCCTCCGGGGATATGATACTGATATTTCCCTTGAAGTTAATGAAATCAAG AGATCTGTTGCATCAACAAGCAAAAGAACAACGATTAGTTTTGCAGAGCTCAAGCGGAAAAGATATTGGTTTCCTTTAATG GTAGGTATTGGACTTCTTGGGCTCCAGCAACTCAGTGGCATCAATGGTGTTTTATTCTATTCCGCCACAATATTTGAAAATGCAG GAATTTCTTCAAGTAATCTCGCAAGTGTTGGAGTTGGTGTTATCCAG GTTCTTGCCACTGGGGTTACCACTTGGCTCCTGGATAAAGCAGGCCGAAGGCTGCTTCTAATA ATATCCTCATCTGCAATGACTTTGAGCCTTCTTTTTGTGGCTGTAGCGTTCTATATAGAG AGTTCTGCTTCAGAAGACTCTAAATTATACAGCATAATGGGAATATTGGCCCTGGTTGGGGTTGTG GCTTTTGTTATTGCCTTCTCTCTGGGATTGGGAGCTATCCCATGGCTTATCATGTCTGAG ATTCTTCCAGTAAATATTAAGGGCCTCGGCGGCAGTGTAGCAGTGTTGGCAAACTGGACATCGTCATGGGTAGTCACGATGACCGCAAACTTACTGTTGGATTGGAGCACTGGAG GTACCTTCACAATCTACGCAGTTGTGTCTGCTTCTATCCTTCTCTTTGTGATACTCTTTGTTCCAGAAACTAAGGGAAGAACTCTGGAAGAGATTCAGTCGTCGTTCAGATGA